A window of the Pseudomonas fluorescens genome harbors these coding sequences:
- a CDS encoding extracellular solute-binding protein has translation MKRPLLLLLISLALSSPVSATITESHGYAQFGTLKYPARFTHFDWVNPQAPKGGTLRVMAFGTFDTLNPYTFKGTSPVTTPNFLQYGINELNEPLMVGTGQYAPSGDEPASSYGLIAQSVEYSEDRSWVVFNLRPQARFHDGTPITAYDVAFSYRLLLKEGHPLYRTALQEVLRVDILNPQRIRFVLKRSGNPLLILRLGELPVLPQHYWKGRDFKATTFEPPLGSGPYRITSVTPGRQLIFERVKDYWGKDLPVNRGKYNVDRMEVEFYRDSDVAFEAFKAGEFDIYIEHQAKNWANGYNFPAIRRGDVIKAQIPHQIPTQSQGLFMNTRRPAFADIKVREALGLMFDFEWTNRALFSDAYKRTTSYYPNSEFSAEGLPVGHEWLMLKPYKDQLPARLFTEPFTLPQTDGRGIPRETMRKALALLAEAGWKLNGQRLQNAAGQPLGFELLLVNPNLERILQPYIENLNSIGIDARLRTVDRAQYKQRLDQFDFDMILMTLNQTLSPGLEQWQYFHSSQVGVKGSKNYAGIANPVVDHLLEQLLAARTRDEQVAAGKALDRVLLWQHYSIPNWYLNYHRLAYRNRFAFVTTPPYTLGLSAWWLKSSEKDR, from the coding sequence TTGAAGCGTCCCCTCCTCCTGCTCCTGATCAGCCTGGCCTTGAGCTCCCCCGTCAGCGCGACGATCACCGAAAGCCACGGTTATGCGCAGTTCGGCACGCTCAAGTACCCGGCCAGATTTACCCACTTCGACTGGGTCAACCCGCAAGCGCCCAAGGGCGGCACCTTGCGGGTGATGGCGTTTGGCACCTTCGATACGCTCAACCCCTACACCTTCAAGGGCACCAGTCCGGTTACCACCCCCAATTTCCTGCAGTACGGCATCAACGAGCTGAACGAGCCGCTGATGGTCGGCACCGGGCAATACGCGCCGTCCGGGGACGAACCTGCCTCCAGTTATGGCCTGATCGCCCAATCGGTGGAGTACAGCGAGGATCGCAGCTGGGTGGTTTTCAATCTGCGCCCGCAAGCGCGCTTCCACGATGGCACGCCGATCACCGCGTACGACGTGGCGTTTTCCTATCGCCTGCTGCTCAAGGAAGGTCATCCGCTGTACCGCACCGCCCTTCAGGAGGTGCTCCGCGTCGATATCCTCAACCCGCAACGCATTCGTTTTGTGCTCAAGCGCAGCGGCAATCCGTTGCTGATCCTGCGTCTGGGCGAGTTGCCGGTGCTGCCCCAGCACTACTGGAAAGGCCGCGACTTCAAGGCCACCACCTTCGAGCCGCCGCTGGGCAGCGGGCCGTATCGCATCACGTCGGTCACGCCGGGGCGGCAGTTGATTTTCGAGCGGGTCAAGGACTACTGGGGCAAGGACCTGCCGGTCAATCGCGGCAAGTACAACGTTGACCGCATGGAAGTCGAGTTCTACCGCGACAGCGACGTGGCCTTCGAAGCGTTCAAGGCCGGCGAGTTCGACATCTATATCGAGCATCAGGCCAAGAACTGGGCCAACGGTTACAACTTCCCGGCTATCCGTCGTGGCGACGTGATCAAGGCGCAGATCCCGCACCAGATCCCGACCCAGAGCCAGGGTCTGTTCATGAACACCCGGCGCCCGGCCTTTGCCGATATCAAGGTGCGCGAAGCCCTGGGCCTGATGTTCGACTTCGAATGGACCAATCGCGCGCTGTTCAGCGACGCCTACAAACGCACCACCAGCTACTACCCCAACAGCGAATTCAGCGCCGAAGGCCTGCCGGTCGGCCACGAATGGCTGATGCTCAAGCCGTACAAGGATCAACTGCCGGCGCGGCTGTTTACCGAGCCGTTCACGCTGCCGCAGACCGACGGGCGCGGCATCCCGCGGGAAACCATGCGCAAGGCCCTGGCACTGCTGGCCGAGGCTGGCTGGAAGCTCAACGGTCAGCGCCTGCAGAACGCCGCCGGCCAGCCGTTGGGTTTCGAGCTGCTGCTGGTCAATCCGAATCTGGAGCGGATCCTCCAGCCGTACATTGAAAACCTCAACAGCATCGGCATCGACGCGCGCCTGCGCACGGTGGACCGCGCCCAGTACAAACAACGTCTGGATCAGTTCGATTTCGACATGATCCTGATGACCCTCAACCAGACTCTCAGCCCGGGGCTGGAACAGTGGCAGTACTTCCACTCCAGCCAGGTCGGGGTCAAGGGCAGCAAGAATTACGCGGGCATCGCCAACCCGGTGGTCGACCACCTGCTCGAGCAACTGCTCGCCGCCCGCACCCGCGATGAACAGGTCGCCGCCGGCAAGGCACTGGACCGCGTGCTGCTCTGGCAGCACTACAGCATTCCCAACTGGTACCTCAATTATCACCGTCTGGCGTACCGCAACCGGTTCGCCTTTGTCACCACGCCGCCCTACACCCTGGGCCTGAGCGCGTGGTGGCTGAAATCTTCGGAGAAAGATCGATGA
- a CDS encoding transglycosylase SLT domain-containing protein, translating into MSSSIRKSVNSDALTRLAQAIAVAVSATLAGCSSHAPQTEATHTPNIAARAKQKPIWLSEKPSPQVPQDIWERMRSGFQLQEGLGVNPRIEQQRLWFASNPSFLENAGERGSLYIHYIVERLEERNMPLELALLPVIESAYNPMAYSRADAVGLWQFIPSTGRYFNLRQTRFYDGRRDITASTTAAMDYLTRLHDMFNGDWLLALAAYNAGEGTVSRAIERNEKLGLPTDYWNLPLPAETQAYVPKLLALSQVVLTPEAYGVNLNPIANEPYFQVVEINQRMDLSKVAAVANIDEDELFQLNPAFKQRTTIDGPQHLLVPTSKAQLLTASLQTMRPEELISPRSLKPVFEGADPSEIAQAKRAYRVKRGDNLGSIAKANKVEVKDLQRWNKLTGKNLKVGQTLVMQDTTKRTPVRKSGGRINTVIAANSKTTSKTKDKDDGKQTQYKVKRGDTLYVVAKRFNVEMQHLKRWNPGAGKALKPGQMLTVYQPH; encoded by the coding sequence ATGTCGTCATCCATACGTAAGTCCGTCAATTCAGATGCATTGACCCGCCTGGCGCAAGCCATCGCGGTGGCTGTGTCCGCCACACTGGCGGGCTGTTCCAGCCATGCTCCGCAGACTGAAGCGACGCATACGCCGAACATTGCTGCGCGAGCCAAGCAGAAGCCTATCTGGTTGTCGGAAAAGCCCAGCCCGCAGGTGCCTCAGGACATCTGGGAGCGCATGCGCAGCGGTTTCCAGCTGCAGGAAGGCCTGGGCGTGAACCCGCGCATCGAGCAACAGCGCCTGTGGTTCGCCAGCAACCCTTCCTTCCTTGAGAACGCCGGCGAACGCGGCAGCCTCTACATTCATTACATCGTCGAGCGCCTCGAAGAACGCAACATGCCGCTGGAACTGGCACTGCTGCCGGTCATCGAAAGCGCCTACAACCCGATGGCCTATTCCCGGGCCGACGCAGTGGGCCTCTGGCAGTTCATCCCTTCCACCGGGCGCTACTTCAACCTGCGTCAGACCCGTTTCTACGATGGCCGTCGCGACATCACTGCTTCGACCACCGCAGCGATGGACTACCTGACCCGCCTGCACGACATGTTCAACGGTGACTGGCTGCTGGCCCTGGCCGCGTACAACGCCGGCGAAGGCACGGTCAGCCGCGCCATCGAGCGCAACGAAAAGCTCGGCCTGCCGACCGATTACTGGAACCTGCCGCTGCCGGCGGAAACCCAGGCTTACGTGCCGAAACTGCTGGCGCTCTCGCAAGTGGTTCTGACGCCTGAAGCCTATGGCGTAAACCTCAACCCGATCGCCAACGAACCTTACTTCCAGGTCGTCGAAATCAACCAGCGCATGGACCTGTCCAAGGTCGCGGCGGTGGCCAACATCGACGAAGACGAGCTGTTCCAGCTCAACCCGGCCTTCAAGCAGCGCACCACCATCGACGGCCCGCAGCACCTGCTGGTGCCGACCTCGAAGGCGCAACTGCTGACCGCCAGCCTGCAGACCATGCGTCCTGAAGAGCTGATCAGCCCGCGTTCGCTGAAACCGGTGTTCGAAGGCGCCGATCCGAGCGAGATCGCCCAGGCCAAGCGCGCCTATCGGGTCAAGCGCGGCGATAACCTCGGTTCCATCGCCAAGGCCAACAAGGTCGAGGTCAAGGACCTGCAACGCTGGAACAAGCTGACCGGCAAGAACCTCAAGGTCGGCCAGACCCTGGTCATGCAGGACACCACAAAACGCACGCCGGTACGCAAGAGTGGCGGGCGCATCAATACGGTCATCGCGGCCAACAGCAAGACCACCAGCAAGACCAAAGACAAGGACGACGGCAAGCAGACCCAGTACAAGGTCAAGCGCGGCGACACGCTGTACGTGGTCGCCAAGCGCTTCAACGTCGAGATGCAGCACCTCAAGCGCTGGAATCCGGGCGCTGGCAAGGCGCTCAAGCCTGGGCAGATGCTCACGGTCTACCAGCCGCACTGA
- the gloB gene encoding hydroxyacylglutathione hydrolase: MIQISALPAFTDNYIWLLQDHATQRCAVVDPGDAAPVQAWLDAHPGWVLGDILITHHHHDHVGGVETLKKATGATVYGPASESIPGRDVALKDNDTVRVLGWDFDVYAVPGHTLGHIAYYHHGLLFCGDTLFAAGCGRLFEGTPQQMHQSLSRLAALPEDTLVYCTHEYTLSNLKFAAAVEPGNLDIAARLEKVTQQRANGVMTLPSTLALEKLTNPFLRTSEILVTQKVDERNGPQNRAPSEVFAALRAWKDTF; encoded by the coding sequence ATGATACAGATCAGTGCCCTGCCCGCCTTCACCGACAACTACATCTGGTTGTTACAGGATCATGCCACCCAGCGTTGCGCAGTGGTCGATCCGGGGGATGCCGCCCCCGTGCAGGCGTGGCTCGACGCGCATCCGGGCTGGGTGCTCGGCGACATCCTCATCACTCACCATCACCACGACCATGTCGGCGGCGTCGAAACGCTGAAAAAGGCCACCGGAGCCACGGTCTACGGACCGGCCAGCGAAAGCATTCCGGGGCGGGACGTGGCCCTCAAGGACAACGACACGGTGCGCGTGCTCGGCTGGGACTTCGACGTCTATGCCGTGCCCGGCCACACCCTGGGGCACATCGCCTACTACCATCACGGCCTGCTGTTCTGTGGCGACACCCTGTTCGCTGCCGGTTGCGGCCGTCTGTTCGAAGGCACGCCGCAACAGATGCATCAGTCACTGAGCCGTCTGGCAGCGTTGCCGGAAGACACGCTGGTCTACTGCACCCACGAATACACCCTGAGCAACCTGAAATTTGCCGCTGCCGTGGAGCCAGGCAACCTGGACATCGCCGCCCGTCTGGAAAAAGTCACCCAGCAACGTGCGAACGGCGTCATGACACTGCCCTCGACCCTTGCGCTGGAAAAGCTCACAAACCCCTTTTTGCGTACCAGTGAAATATTAGTTACACAAAAAGTGGACGAACGGAACGGCCCTCAAAACCGGGCGCCGAGTGAGGTTTTTGCGGCTCTGCGGGCATGGAAAGATACGTTCTAA
- a CDS encoding methyltransferase domain-containing protein, which produces MIDKAFAQADPDWLALIGAAREWLSGPLGQFLLDEERRMLEDELGRFFGGYLVHYGPSAETPPSAPQVQRNVRLGAPLPGVEIVCEEQAWPLSEHAADVVVLQHGLDFCLSPHGLLREAASSVRPGGHLLIVGINPWSTWGLRHVFAHDALRKARCISPSRVADWLNLLGFALEKRRFGCYRPPLASPKWQARLAGWERKAGDWQLSGGGFYLLVARKIVVGLRPVRQERREPMGKLIPLPMAKVNRRRIEP; this is translated from the coding sequence ATGATCGATAAAGCGTTCGCTCAGGCCGATCCTGACTGGCTCGCGCTGATCGGTGCAGCCCGTGAATGGCTGTCCGGCCCACTCGGGCAATTTCTGCTGGACGAAGAACGGCGCATGCTCGAAGACGAGCTGGGCCGGTTCTTCGGCGGCTATCTGGTGCACTACGGCCCGTCCGCCGAAACGCCGCCGTCGGCGCCGCAAGTGCAGCGTAATGTGCGGCTTGGCGCGCCGTTGCCGGGCGTGGAGATTGTCTGCGAAGAACAGGCCTGGCCATTGAGCGAGCACGCCGCCGACGTGGTGGTGTTGCAGCATGGCCTGGATTTCTGCCTGTCGCCCCACGGGCTTTTGCGCGAAGCGGCCAGCAGCGTGCGCCCCGGCGGGCATCTGCTGATCGTCGGCATCAACCCCTGGAGCACTTGGGGACTGCGCCATGTGTTCGCCCATGATGCCTTGCGCAAGGCACGCTGCATCTCGCCGTCACGTGTGGCCGACTGGCTCAATCTGCTGGGCTTCGCGCTGGAGAAACGCCGCTTCGGGTGCTATCGTCCGCCGCTCGCGTCACCCAAGTGGCAGGCCCGTCTGGCCGGCTGGGAACGCAAGGCCGGTGACTGGCAATTGTCGGGTGGCGGCTTCTATCTGCTGGTCGCGCGCAAGATCGTGGTCGGCCTGCGTCCGGTGCGGCAGGAGCGCCGCGAGCCGATGGGCAAGCTGATTCCGCTGCCGATGGCCAAGGTCAACCGCCGGCGCATCGAACCGTAA
- the rnhA gene encoding ribonuclease HI: protein MSESVDSVELFTDGACKGNPGPGGWGALLVCKGVEKELWGGEANTTNNRMELLGAIRGLEALKRPCEVLLVTDSQYVMKGINEWMANWKKRGWKTAAKEPVKNADLWKELDEQVNRHKVTWKWVRGHIGHHGNERADQLANRGVDEVRGYKQS, encoded by the coding sequence ATGAGCGAAAGCGTCGATAGCGTAGAACTGTTCACTGACGGCGCCTGCAAGGGCAACCCCGGCCCGGGCGGCTGGGGCGCCTTGCTGGTGTGCAAGGGCGTCGAAAAGGAACTGTGGGGCGGCGAAGCCAACACCACCAACAACCGCATGGAGCTGCTCGGCGCGATTCGCGGCCTGGAAGCCCTCAAGCGTCCGTGCGAAGTGCTGCTGGTGACCGACTCGCAATACGTGATGAAAGGCATCAACGAGTGGATGGCCAACTGGAAGAAGCGCGGCTGGAAAACCGCCGCCAAGGAACCGGTAAAAAACGCCGACCTGTGGAAGGAACTCGACGAGCAGGTCAATCGCCACAAGGTCACCTGGAAATGGGTGCGCGGCCACATCGGCCACCACGGCAACGAACGGGCCGACCAGTTGGCCAACCGGGGAGTGGATGAGGTTCGCGGTTACAAGCAGAGCTGA